Proteins from one Coregonus clupeaformis isolate EN_2021a chromosome 25, ASM2061545v1, whole genome shotgun sequence genomic window:
- the LOC121539740 gene encoding kazal-type serine protease inhibitor domain-containing protein 1-like, translated as MQTYSLTDTKCYQTQQYHTAPLESVALRQKSICVCVFVVGRRCYGLGWGVVVCVRPILGVPLQHRGWLRLWEEGEGCGECEREHCPLAHSNCPAGRVQDSCCCCEHCGNVEGQQCDPDGAQEFYGRCGEGLVCQRRTRRGQRGRGFGRGEPEPKCVCEAHGSVCGSGGCTYPNLCQLRGAASQKGTTLRLTGQGPCYSEPPETCPTTLGTTSCLASAFPLPNLSGRKKGSDNFLPGDDPHISVQCLVLYILYPDSTLPLLLPGGPQRYTVSTWLQIQNLHLSDAGIYSCISHNALGETSVSAHLTVLRQELRVLKGRLDVEEDEEYYYNDTEEGSDDRQPESGD; from the exons ATGCAGACATATTCACTGACGGACACAAAGTGTTACCAGACCCAGCAATATCACACTGCCCCACTAGAGAGTGTGGCTCTGAGacaaa agagcatttgtgtgtgtgtgtttgttgtgggaCGCAGGTGCTATGGCCTGGGCTggggtgtggttgtgtgtgttcgTCCGATCCTTGGGGTGCCCCTCCAGCACCGTGGCTGGCTGCGTCTATGGGAGGAGGGCGAGGGCTGTGGGGAGTGTGAGAGGGAGCACTGCCCTCTGGCGCACTCTAATTGCCCAGCAGGGCGAGTGCAGGACAGCTGCTGTTGCTGTGAGCATTGTGGCAACGTGGAGGGGCAGCAGTGTGACCCGGATGGGGCGCAGGAGTTCTATGGGCGCTGTGGAGAGGGGTTGGTCTGCCAGAGGAGAaccaggagaggacagagggggaggggctttGGGAGGGGAGAACCAGaacctaagtgtgtgtgtgaggcacaTGGCTCCGTGTGTGGCTCTGGTGGATGTACCTACCCCAACCTGTGTCAGCTGAGAGGGGCAGCCAGCCAGAAAGGGACCACTCTGAGGCTCACTGGACAGGGACCATGCTACTCTG AGCCCCCAGAGACCTGTCCAACTACACTGGGAACAACATCGTGTTTGGCCTCTGCCTTTCCTCTGCCCAACCTGAGCGGGAGGAAGAAGGGCAGTGACAACTTCCTGCCAGGGGACGATCCACACATCTCTGTTCAG TGTCTGGTCCTATATATACTGTACCCAGactccaccctccctctcctcctcccaggcGGTCCCCAGAGGTACACAGTCTCTACCTGGCTGCAGATACAGAATCTCCACCTCTCAGACGCAGGGATCTACTCCTGCATCTCCCACAATGCCCTGGGGGAGACATCTGTGTCCGCCCATCTTACAGTGCTCAGACAGG AGTTGAGGGTTCTGAAAGGCCGTCTGGAtgtagaggaggatgaggagtatTACTATAACGATACTGAGGAAGGCAGCGATGACAGGCAGCCAGAGTCTGGAGACTAA
- the gale gene encoding UDP-glucose 4-epimerase, whose amino-acid sequence MAQKVLVTGGGGYIGSHCVVELIEAGFCPVVIDNFSNAVRGEGDVPESLRRIEKILDTSIEFHELDLLDRPGLEKLFKLHSFSAVMHFAGLKAVGESVEQPLRYYRVNLTATMNLLEVMQTHGVRNLVFSSSATVYGDPQRLPIDEQHPVGGCTNPYGKTKYFIEEMIMDQCKAEKDWNAVLLRYFNPIGAHSSGLIGEDPQGIPNNLLPYVAQVAIGRRKHLNVFGNDYDTIDGTGVRDYIHVVDLAKGHIAALKKLKDNCGCKVYNLGTGTGYSVLQMVKAMEKASGREIMYLIAPRRGGDVASCYADPRLAEKELGWKADFDLERMCKDLWHWQSKNPTGFTNNGPSS is encoded by the exons ATGGCACAGAAGGTCCTGGTGACTGGGGGAGGAGGCTACATAGGCAGCCACTGTGTGGTGGAACTGATTGAGGCAGGATTCTGCCCTGTGGTCATAGATAACTTCAGCAATGCTGTCCGAG gagaaggagatgtCCCTGAGAGCCTGCGGAGGATAGAGAAGATCCTGGACACCAGCATTGAGTTCCATGAGCTGGACCTGCTGGACCGCCCAGGCCTGGAGAAGCTTTTCAAACTG CATTCATTCAGTGCTGTAATGCATTTTGCTGGTCTGAAAGCGGTGGGTGAGTCCGTTGAGCAGCCATTGCGGTACTATCGGGTCAACCTCACTGCAACCATGAACTTGCTTGAG GTGATGCAGACTCACGGCGTGCGCAATCTGGTCTTCAGCAGCTCAGCCACGGTGTATGGAGACCCCCAGCGGCTTCCCATAGATGAACAGCACCCTGTTGGGGGGTGCACCAACCCCTACGGCAAGACCAAGTACTTCATAGAGGAGATGATTATGGACCAGTGTAAGGCAGAGAAG GACTGGAACGCAGTGCTGCTGCGGTATTTCAACCCCATCGGGGCTCACTCCTCTGGGCTCATCGGAGAAGACCCTCAGGGCATCCCCAACAACCTGCTGCCCTATGTCGCCCAG GTTGCCATTGGGAGAAGAAAACACCTCAATGTGTTTGGGAACGACTACGACACTATTGATGGAACAG GGGTGCGAGATTACATCCATGTTGTGGATTTGGCCAAAGGACACATAGCTGCCCTCAAGAAACTGAAGGACAATTGTGGATGCAAA gtgtatAACTTAGGAACAGGAACTGGTTACTCTGTGCTCCAGATGGTAAAGGCTATGGAGAAGGCCTCAGGGAGAGAG ATCATGTACCTGATTGCCCCCCGACGAGGAGGAGATGTAGCGTCCTGCTATGCTGACCCCCGTCTGGCTGAGAAAGAGCTGGGCTGGAAAGCTGACTTCGACCTGGAGAGAATGT GTAAGGACCTGTGGCACTGGCAGTCCAAAAACCCAACTGGATTCACCAATAACGGCCCGTCTTCATGA